From Brevibacillus marinus, a single genomic window includes:
- a CDS encoding MFS transporter, with the protein MAQNAKNLIGLTGIPLVMVLGNSMLIPILPTMKTKLDLTAFQTSFVITAFSIAAGLVIPFAGYLSDRFNRKLVISVALSLYGLGGLLAGLAALWWDDPYLLIMLGRILQGIGAAGTAPIAMALVGDLFTGSAESRALGLLETSNGLGKVLSPIIGSLLGLIVWYAVFLAFPVICGVVLLFFLFLVKEKKRNREPMPVKQYLQSISRVFRKHGKWLIPAFFIGSICLFTLFGVLFYLSDLLEERYRIDGVLKGGFLAIPLLAMSITAYITGAIIKKKLMLMRLFIIAGLLLLTASYVLASFSRNVYLLIAILVIGSIGTGFILPCLNSMIIGAVKKAERGMITSLYNGVRFLGVAVGPPVFTWLLSFSSNVMFYSIAGLTGLFALIAVWLVRPQGNQPPQTAAAEKQKQQLADNEALQQMLEASAETAEEEGDSGQADADEEERKRREMNEILGFDPQKPISTFLRRGRAKAKE; encoded by the coding sequence ATGGCTCAAAACGCGAAAAACCTGATCGGGTTAACAGGAATTCCGTTGGTCATGGTACTGGGGAATTCCATGCTGATTCCCATCCTGCCGACGATGAAGACAAAGCTCGATTTGACGGCGTTCCAAACCAGCTTCGTGATTACCGCTTTTTCGATTGCGGCCGGTCTCGTCATTCCCTTTGCCGGCTATCTGTCGGACCGCTTCAACCGCAAACTGGTGATCTCCGTCGCGCTGTCCCTGTACGGATTGGGCGGGTTGCTGGCTGGACTGGCGGCGCTGTGGTGGGACGACCCCTACTTGCTGATCATGTTGGGGCGGATCCTGCAGGGGATCGGGGCAGCCGGCACCGCTCCCATCGCGATGGCCTTGGTGGGCGATCTCTTCACCGGTTCTGCGGAAAGCCGGGCGCTCGGCCTGCTGGAGACGTCCAACGGGCTGGGCAAGGTGTTAAGCCCGATTATCGGTTCCCTGCTCGGCTTGATCGTCTGGTACGCCGTATTTCTGGCGTTCCCCGTCATCTGCGGGGTGGTGCTGTTGTTTTTCCTGTTTCTGGTCAAAGAAAAAAAGCGAAACAGAGAGCCGATGCCGGTAAAGCAGTACTTGCAGTCCATTTCCCGCGTATTTCGCAAACATGGCAAATGGTTGATTCCCGCCTTTTTTATCGGCAGCATCTGTCTGTTTACGCTGTTTGGCGTGTTGTTTTACCTGTCCGACCTGCTGGAAGAAAGGTACCGGATCGACGGCGTGCTCAAGGGCGGATTTCTCGCCATCCCGCTGTTGGCGATGAGCATCACCGCCTACATCACGGGCGCGATCATCAAGAAAAAACTGATGCTGATGCGGCTGTTCATCATCGCCGGCCTGCTTCTGCTAACCGCGTCCTACGTGCTGGCCAGCTTCAGCCGCAACGTCTATCTGCTGATTGCGATTCTCGTCATCGGCAGTATCGGCACCGGCTTCATCCTGCCCTGTTTAAACAGCATGATTATCGGAGCGGTCAAAAAAGCGGAGCGGGGCATGATTACCTCGCTGTACAACGGGGTGCGCTTCCTCGGCGTGGCGGTCGGGCCGCCCGTTTTTACTTGGCTGCTCAGCTTTTCCAGCAATGTGATGTTTTATTCGATTGCCGGACTCACCGGCCTGTTTGCGCTGATCGCCGTTTGGCTGGTCAGACCGCAGGGAAACCAGCCGCCACAAACAGCCGCCGCCGAAAAACAAAAGCAGCAGCTCGCCGACAACGAAGCGCTGCAGCAAATGCTGGAAGCTTCTGCGGAAACAGCGGAGGAAGAGGGCGACAGCGGGCAAGCGGATGCGGATGAAGAGGAGCGGAAGCGGCGCGAAATGAACGAGATCCTCGGATTTGATCCGCAAAAGCCGATCAGCACCTTTTTGCGACGCGGCCGCGCGAAGGCAAAAGAGTAG
- a CDS encoding NUDIX domain-containing protein, translating into MYFFEDDFGRPVSLTFDAAMYRKRPAQHVLIFPFYEGKLVFTIHTIRGIELPGGKIEPGETSLAAAVRETYEETGCSLAAIEKIGQYVVDHTLVKDIYVARVEAKVAEMRGGTVGGTVIFAAIPEDVKGNPRFSRFLYDDVYPLTLAYLRSRKLIPEHAARP; encoded by the coding sequence ATGTACTTTTTTGAGGACGACTTCGGCAGGCCGGTGTCGCTTACCTTTGACGCCGCGATGTACCGCAAGCGTCCCGCTCAGCACGTGCTCATCTTCCCTTTCTACGAAGGAAAACTGGTGTTTACAATTCACACCATCCGCGGCATTGAACTGCCGGGGGGAAAGATTGAACCGGGCGAGACAAGCCTGGCTGCTGCCGTCCGGGAAACCTACGAAGAGACCGGCTGCTCCCTGGCGGCAATCGAAAAAATCGGCCAGTATGTGGTGGACCATACATTGGTGAAAGACATCTACGTCGCCAGAGTGGAAGCAAAGGTGGCCGAGATGCGGGGCGGAACCGTCGGCGGGACCGTGATCTTTGCGGCCATCCCGGAAGATGTGAAAGGCAATCCCCGTTTCAGCCGCTTCCTTTATGATGACGTCTACCCGCTTACGCTCGCTTACCTGCGCTCGCGCAAGCTGATTCCCGAACACGCGGCCAGGCCCTGA